A region from the Francisella orientalis FNO12 genome encodes:
- the uvrA gene encoding excinuclease ABC subunit UvrA translates to MKKIIIQGAKTHNLKNIDVEIPRDKLTVITGLSGSGKSSLAFDTLYAEGQRRYVESLSSYARQFLSMMDKPDVEHIEGLSPAISIDQKTTSHNPRSTVGTVTEIYDYLRVFFARAGTAKCPVHQIELKAQTISQMVDKILEFDENTRLMILALIISQKKGTHHTLLDKILAQGYIRVRINGEFFNLDEDYPELDRYKKHNIEVVVDRFKPKKDNEQRIAESIETALDLGNGIVKLVDMTNETADDILFSSKHACPLCDYALKELSPRVFSFNSPLGACSSCDGLGVKEFFDEKKVIIDPAISLKHGAIVKWNKTNQYYYSQLESLAEHYKFSLEEPFEKLSKKIQEVILYGSGDEAINMTVDSIRGGRQTRVKLFEGVIPHFERRYYESDSDIVKKDLYELMSNLKCKSCNGARINEYARNIFIDDKNIADVCALSIDDLLKWLDELEFVGQQKVIAENLLKEIRLRVEFLANVGLEYLSLARQADTLSGGEAQRIRLASQIGAGLVGVMYILDEPSIGLHQRDNQRLLDALHNLKDLGNTVIVVEHDEDAIKQADYIIDMGPMAGVHGGEVVASGNYQTIIKNKKSLTADYLSGRKKIEVPKTRLKASKNRYIEINGAIGNNLQGDNLKIPVGALTCVTGVSGSGKSTLINRTLFPLASRLLNRSTLVPMEYKSHKDFNHLDKVIDIDQSPIGRTPRSNPATYTGVFTPIRELFAATAESRSRGYSAGRFSFNVRGGRCEACQGDGVIKVEMHFLADVYVACDVCEGKRYNRETLAVQYKGKNIYEVLEMTVEEALELYDAVPSIKTKLEALMNVGLSYIKLGQSATTLSGGEAQRVKLAKELSKRSTGKTLYILDEPTTGLHFYDIDQLLKVIMDLRDRGNTVVIIEHNLDVIKMADWIVDLGPEGGSKGGQIIFDGTPEDIVKCKKSYTGKYLNNLL, encoded by the coding sequence ATGAAAAAAATTATCATCCAGGGTGCAAAAACCCATAATCTAAAAAATATCGATGTTGAAATACCTAGAGATAAGCTTACTGTTATTACAGGATTAAGTGGTTCTGGTAAATCATCACTAGCATTTGATACGCTATATGCAGAAGGACAAAGACGTTATGTTGAGTCGTTATCCTCCTATGCTAGACAGTTTTTATCGATGATGGATAAGCCAGATGTTGAGCATATAGAAGGCCTATCTCCTGCTATTTCAATTGATCAAAAAACAACATCTCATAATCCGAGATCTACCGTCGGTACAGTTACTGAGATATATGATTATTTAAGGGTATTTTTTGCTAGGGCAGGAACGGCTAAATGTCCAGTTCATCAAATAGAACTTAAAGCACAGACAATCAGTCAGATGGTTGATAAAATCCTAGAGTTTGATGAAAATACACGCTTAATGATATTAGCTCTAATTATTTCTCAAAAGAAAGGTACTCATCATACTCTGTTAGATAAGATATTAGCACAGGGGTATATTCGTGTACGTATAAATGGAGAGTTTTTTAATTTAGATGAAGACTATCCAGAGTTAGATCGCTACAAGAAGCATAACATAGAAGTTGTGGTTGATAGGTTTAAGCCTAAAAAAGATAATGAGCAACGAATTGCAGAGTCTATAGAAACTGCTTTAGATCTTGGTAATGGTATCGTCAAATTAGTAGATATGACTAACGAAACTGCTGATGATATTTTATTCTCATCTAAGCATGCCTGTCCGTTGTGTGATTATGCTCTCAAAGAGTTATCACCAAGAGTTTTTTCATTCAATAGTCCGTTAGGAGCTTGTAGTAGTTGCGATGGTCTAGGAGTCAAAGAATTTTTTGATGAGAAAAAAGTAATAATAGATCCAGCAATTTCACTTAAACATGGAGCAATTGTTAAGTGGAATAAGACAAATCAGTATTATTACTCACAATTGGAATCTTTAGCAGAGCATTATAAGTTCTCATTAGAAGAACCTTTTGAAAAATTATCTAAAAAGATTCAAGAAGTAATTTTATATGGTTCAGGTGATGAGGCTATTAATATGACTGTTGATTCAATTAGAGGTGGTAGGCAAACTAGAGTCAAGCTATTTGAGGGAGTTATACCTCATTTTGAGCGTAGATACTATGAGTCTGACTCTGATATAGTCAAAAAAGACCTGTATGAGCTTATGAGTAATCTCAAATGTAAGTCTTGTAATGGTGCTAGAATTAATGAATATGCTAGAAATATATTTATAGATGATAAAAATATAGCAGATGTATGTGCTTTGTCTATAGATGATTTATTAAAATGGCTTGATGAATTAGAGTTTGTCGGTCAGCAAAAAGTTATTGCAGAGAATTTACTTAAAGAGATTAGATTAAGAGTCGAATTTTTAGCAAATGTTGGCCTAGAATATTTAAGCTTAGCAAGACAGGCTGATACTCTTTCAGGTGGTGAAGCACAACGCATTAGACTTGCTAGCCAAATTGGCGCTGGTCTAGTAGGAGTTATGTATATATTGGATGAGCCGTCTATTGGACTTCATCAAAGAGATAATCAACGTCTTTTAGACGCGTTACATAACCTCAAGGATTTAGGTAATACAGTTATCGTTGTTGAACATGATGAAGATGCAATTAAACAAGCAGATTATATTATTGATATGGGACCAATGGCTGGTGTTCATGGTGGCGAAGTAGTAGCATCTGGAAATTATCAAACGATTATTAAAAATAAAAAATCTTTGACTGCTGATTATTTGAGTGGTCGCAAGAAAATAGAAGTTCCAAAAACTAGACTAAAAGCTAGTAAAAATCGTTATATTGAAATAAATGGCGCTATTGGAAATAATTTACAAGGTGATAATTTAAAAATTCCAGTAGGAGCTTTAACTTGTGTAACAGGGGTATCCGGTTCTGGTAAATCAACTTTGATAAATAGGACACTATTTCCTTTGGCATCTAGATTACTAAACAGAAGTACGCTTGTACCTATGGAATATAAATCGCACAAAGATTTTAACCACTTAGACAAGGTTATTGATATCGATCAGTCACCAATAGGGCGTACCCCTCGTTCTAATCCAGCTACATATACAGGTGTTTTTACTCCTATAAGAGAGCTATTCGCAGCTACTGCAGAATCAAGATCAAGGGGTTATAGTGCTGGCAGATTTAGTTTTAATGTACGTGGTGGTAGGTGCGAAGCTTGTCAAGGTGATGGTGTTATAAAAGTTGAAATGCACTTTTTAGCTGATGTATACGTAGCTTGTGATGTTTGCGAAGGAAAGCGATATAATCGTGAAACTCTTGCCGTACAGTACAAAGGAAAAAATATATACGAAGTATTAGAAATGACTGTGGAGGAGGCTCTAGAGCTTTATGATGCTGTTCCGAGTATCAAAACTAAATTAGAAGCTTTGATGAACGTGGGATTATCTTATATTAAGTTAGGCCAAAGTGCGACTACTTTATCTGGTGGAGAAGCTCAAAGAGTTAAGCTAGCTAAAGAGCTCTCAAAACGCTCAACAGGAAAGACTTTATATATTTTAGATGAACCAACAACTGGGCTACACTTCTATGATATTGATCAACTTCTAAAAGTAATTATGGACTTACGTGATAGAGGTAATACAGTAGTAATTATCGAGCATAATCTTGATGTTATCAAAATGGCTGACTGGATAGTAGATTTAGGTCCTGAAGGTGGAAGCAAAGGTGGGCAGATAATATTTGACGGAACGCCTGAGGATATTGTTAAATGCAAAAAATCTTATACAGGGAAGTATTTAAATAATTTACTTTGA
- the greA gene encoding transcription elongation factor GreA, translating into MTNGRVPMTPAGEQALRAELSRLKKTERPAIIEAIAEARDHGDLKENAEYHAARERQGIIEGRIKDIESKLSNAQVIDVTKLQANGMVIFGATVTVINVDTEEETTYQIVGEDEADIDNHKISVVAPLARALIKKEVGDEIILDTPKGKVTYEIVEVEYK; encoded by the coding sequence ATGACAAATGGTAGAGTGCCTATGACTCCAGCAGGAGAACAAGCATTAAGAGCAGAGTTGAGTAGATTAAAGAAAACTGAAAGGCCTGCGATTATTGAAGCTATAGCAGAAGCTCGTGATCATGGGGATCTAAAAGAGAATGCTGAATATCATGCTGCTAGAGAGAGACAAGGTATTATTGAGGGCAGGATTAAAGATATAGAATCAAAATTATCTAACGCTCAGGTTATTGATGTAACAAAACTTCAAGCTAATGGTATGGTCATTTTTGGAGCTACTGTCACAGTTATTAATGTTGATACAGAAGAAGAAACTACATACCAAATAGTAGGTGAGGATGAGGCTGATATAGATAATCATAAGATATCTGTTGTAGCGCCATTAGCTCGTGCTTTAATTAAAAAAGAAGTTGGTGATGAGATTATCTTAGATACTCCTAAAGGTAAAGTTACATACGAAATTGTAGAAGTAGAATATAAATAA
- the ftsH gene encoding ATP-dependent zinc metalloprotease FtsH: MAQNNDNKNNMLKNIIFWILIIGGMLLLFNVINDTNSSSKSINYSSFVTKLKDNKISVVDVDGRTITGKTEDGESFVTYAPLLDGSLVNKLEDSKAVIKAKAPEKPNIFLAFLLNWLPMLLIFGFFIYMMMKAGGGSKGGPFSVGKSKAKLLGEDEIKVTLEDVAGVDEAKEEVAEIVDFLREPKKYEKIGGKIPKGVLMVGPPGTGKTLLARAIAGEAKVPFFSISGSDFVEMFVGVGASRVRDMFDQAKKKAPCLVFIDEIDAVGRHRGSGMGGGNDEREQTLNQMLVEMDGFADNEGVIVIAATNRPDVLDKALLRPGRFDRQVNVGLPTVKGREAILKVHMKKVALGDDVRADWIARGTPGFSGAELANLVNEAALFAARESKDNISMADFEKAKDKILMGSERRSMAMTEKEKKLTAYHEAGHAIIGKLMPEHDPVYKVSIIPRGRALGVTMYMPEGDTVSQSRLILHGRLCSIFGGRIAEELIFGYDHVTTGASNDIQVATDIARNYVARWGLSDTMGTVLYDVEDEGPFGGSGGKSVKMSDSTIREVDTEVRKLIDKSYNKAKKLLEDNADILHAMADALMKYETIDALQVDDLMARRDVREPGEYGDSYKLNAEAAKVIAPTVPDEDIPDTSDEASPKNDL; the protein is encoded by the coding sequence ATGGCACAAAATAATGATAATAAAAATAATATGCTTAAAAATATTATTTTTTGGATTTTAATCATTGGTGGGATGCTACTGCTTTTCAATGTTATTAATGATACGAATAGCTCATCTAAAAGTATTAACTACTCCTCATTTGTAACAAAGCTTAAAGATAATAAGATTAGTGTAGTAGACGTGGATGGTAGAACTATTACTGGTAAGACAGAAGATGGCGAAAGCTTTGTGACTTATGCTCCGCTACTTGATGGTAGTTTAGTCAATAAGTTAGAGGATAGCAAAGCTGTTATTAAAGCAAAAGCACCTGAGAAGCCAAATATATTTTTAGCATTCTTACTGAATTGGTTGCCTATGTTACTAATCTTTGGCTTCTTCATCTATATGATGATGAAAGCTGGTGGAGGTAGTAAAGGTGGTCCTTTCTCTGTAGGTAAGAGTAAAGCTAAACTTTTAGGCGAAGATGAAATCAAAGTAACTTTGGAAGATGTAGCTGGTGTCGATGAGGCTAAAGAGGAAGTAGCTGAGATTGTTGATTTCTTACGTGAGCCAAAAAAATATGAAAAAATTGGTGGTAAAATTCCAAAAGGTGTCTTAATGGTTGGACCTCCTGGAACGGGTAAGACACTTCTAGCAAGAGCTATAGCTGGTGAAGCTAAGGTACCATTTTTCTCGATTTCAGGCTCTGACTTTGTAGAGATGTTTGTTGGTGTCGGTGCATCTCGTGTACGCGATATGTTTGATCAAGCCAAGAAAAAAGCACCTTGTCTAGTATTTATTGATGAGATAGATGCTGTAGGACGTCATCGTGGCTCAGGTATGGGTGGTGGCAATGATGAGCGCGAACAGACTTTAAACCAAATGCTTGTTGAAATGGATGGTTTTGCTGATAATGAAGGCGTTATAGTTATTGCTGCGACTAACAGACCGGATGTTTTAGATAAAGCATTATTAAGACCTGGTAGGTTTGATAGACAAGTAAATGTAGGTTTGCCAACGGTTAAAGGCCGTGAAGCTATACTTAAAGTTCATATGAAAAAAGTAGCTCTAGGCGATGATGTTAGAGCTGACTGGATAGCGCGTGGTACACCTGGATTTTCTGGTGCTGAGCTTGCTAACCTTGTAAACGAAGCAGCACTATTTGCTGCAAGAGAGTCTAAAGATAATATTAGCATGGCAGATTTTGAAAAGGCTAAAGATAAAATCTTGATGGGCTCAGAAAGAAGAAGTATGGCTATGACTGAGAAAGAGAAGAAGCTTACTGCATATCATGAAGCAGGCCATGCTATCATTGGTAAGTTGATGCCTGAACATGATCCAGTATATAAGGTAAGTATTATACCTAGAGGCAGAGCTCTTGGTGTGACTATGTATATGCCAGAGGGTGATACTGTTAGTCAAAGTAGGCTTATTCTACATGGACGTTTATGCAGTATATTTGGTGGTAGAATCGCTGAAGAGCTTATATTTGGTTATGACCATGTTACTACAGGAGCGTCTAATGATATTCAAGTTGCCACTGATATTGCGCGTAACTATGTAGCACGTTGGGGCTTATCAGACACTATGGGAACAGTCTTGTATGATGTTGAAGATGAGGGACCTTTTGGTGGAAGTGGTGGTAAATCTGTCAAGATGTCAGATTCTACTATCCGTGAAGTAGATACAGAAGTACGCAAGTTGATTGATAAGAGTTATAATAAGGCTAAGAAGTTATTAGAAGATAATGCGGATATACTTCATGCTATGGCAGATGCTCTTATGAAATATG
- the pgi gene encoding glucose-6-phosphate isomerase, with the protein MLFCNDSNKELKEQKVSLSHEFATDNHRVKKLSLKFENIYFDYSKNLVNDSILKTLLESGSKSNLKNKIQQMFAGEKINSTENRSVLHTALRDLSNSPLVIDGQDIRKEVNEEKQRVKALVEKVTSGEWKGFSGKRVTDIVNIGIGGSDLGPKMVVRALQPYHCTGLKVHFVSNVDADSLLQALHVIDPETTLFIVASKSFSTEETLLNSISAREWLLDHYEDEKAVANHFVAISSKLDKVEEFGINLEHCYKMWDWVGGRYSLWSSIGMSIAFAVGYDNFEKLLAGAYSIDKHFKETEFDKNIPVIMGLLASYYSCAYHSQSQALLPYDERLCYFVDYLQQADMESNGKSVNLAGEGVDYQTGVVLWGGVGTNGQHAFHQLLHQGNVFIPVDFIAVATSHHSYDNHQLALLANCFAQSQALMFGQSYDMVYNELLNSGLSEVQAKQLAPHNVITGDRPSTTILLDELSPYTLGALIALYEHKIFVQGVLWDINSYDQWGVELGKKLGKNILKAISDDSSKEYQNLDESTKWLIAKVKNK; encoded by the coding sequence ATGCTATTTTGTAATGATTCTAATAAAGAGCTAAAAGAACAGAAAGTAAGCTTATCACATGAGTTTGCTACAGATAATCACAGAGTTAAGAAATTATCTTTAAAGTTTGAGAATATATATTTTGATTATTCAAAAAATCTTGTAAATGACAGTATATTGAAAACTCTTTTGGAGTCAGGTAGTAAATCTAATCTTAAAAATAAAATCCAGCAGATGTTTGCAGGAGAAAAAATTAACTCTACCGAGAATCGATCGGTTTTACATACTGCATTACGCGATTTGTCTAATTCTCCATTAGTTATAGATGGACAAGATATTCGTAAAGAGGTAAATGAAGAAAAACAACGTGTAAAAGCTCTTGTTGAAAAAGTAACATCAGGAGAGTGGAAAGGTTTTTCAGGTAAAAGAGTTACGGATATTGTGAATATTGGAATTGGTGGTTCAGATCTTGGACCTAAGATGGTTGTCAGAGCATTACAACCTTATCATTGTACTGGATTAAAAGTACATTTTGTTTCAAATGTTGATGCTGATTCATTGCTACAAGCTTTGCATGTTATTGATCCTGAGACAACCTTATTTATTGTGGCCTCTAAATCATTTTCAACAGAGGAGACTCTGCTAAATTCTATTTCAGCTAGAGAGTGGTTACTTGATCATTATGAAGATGAAAAAGCTGTAGCTAACCATTTTGTTGCCATATCTAGTAAATTAGATAAAGTAGAAGAGTTTGGTATAAATCTTGAACATTGCTACAAAATGTGGGATTGGGTTGGTGGTCGCTATTCATTATGGTCATCAATAGGGATGTCGATAGCTTTTGCAGTTGGCTATGATAATTTTGAGAAACTTTTAGCAGGTGCTTATTCTATCGATAAGCACTTTAAAGAAACCGAGTTTGATAAAAATATTCCAGTTATTATGGGGCTATTAGCAAGCTACTACTCTTGTGCTTATCACAGTCAATCACAAGCTTTACTTCCTTATGATGAGAGACTTTGTTATTTTGTCGACTATCTTCAACAGGCCGATATGGAAAGTAATGGTAAATCAGTAAATCTTGCAGGTGAGGGTGTTGATTATCAAACAGGTGTTGTCCTTTGGGGTGGTGTTGGAACGAATGGACAACATGCTTTTCATCAGCTTTTACATCAAGGTAATGTTTTTATTCCAGTTGATTTTATTGCTGTAGCGACAAGTCATCATAGTTATGATAATCATCAACTGGCTTTACTGGCTAATTGTTTTGCTCAGTCACAAGCGCTAATGTTTGGACAATCTTATGATATGGTTTATAATGAGCTCTTAAATTCTGGTTTGAGTGAGGTTCAAGCAAAACAGTTAGCACCTCACAACGTGATTACAGGAGATAGACCGAGTACGACAATTTTATTAGATGAGTTGAGTCCATATACTCTAGGAGCACTTATAGCCTTGTATGAACACAAGATATTTGTTCAAGGAGTGTTATGGGATATCAATAGTTATGATCAATGGGGTGTTGAGCTTGGTAAAAAACTGGGTAAAAATATTTTAAAGGCAATCAGTGATGACTCTTCAAAGGAGTATCAAAACTTAGATGAGTCAACTAAGTGGCTCATAGCGAAGGTAAAAAATAAATAA
- a CDS encoding thiamine diphosphokinase has protein sequence MSQAILFLNGSIDLFFCEKYIQSSFNDLDIFCADGAYEKINKSKYLNSKVKKVIGDFDSFAVLNDELFLIDKDQYSTDFEKSLEYIISLGGSKIYVFGASEGEMDHFLCNITIAKNYIQNIEIEFIDIYSRYFFIPKKYIVSSVLGKMFSVMPFGYAENIYYNGLRYPLSGASLSIDTGTGARNYAIEDKVEISYSSGDILLFISHAKYKDRLNAIL, from the coding sequence ATGTCACAAGCTATACTGTTCTTAAATGGTAGTATTGATTTATTTTTTTGTGAAAAGTATATTCAGAGCAGTTTTAATGATCTTGATATATTTTGTGCAGATGGTGCCTACGAAAAGATCAATAAATCTAAGTATTTAAATTCAAAAGTCAAAAAAGTTATAGGCGACTTTGATTCGTTTGCTGTTTTAAATGATGAACTATTTCTCATTGATAAGGATCAATATTCTACTGATTTCGAAAAATCACTAGAATATATAATATCTCTAGGTGGTTCAAAAATCTATGTGTTTGGTGCATCAGAAGGAGAAATGGATCATTTCTTATGTAATATTACTATTGCTAAAAACTATATACAAAATATAGAGATTGAGTTTATAGATATATATTCTAGATACTTCTTTATACCTAAAAAATATATTGTCAGTAGTGTATTGGGTAAGATGTTTTCAGTTATGCCTTTTGGATATGCAGAAAATATATATTATAATGGTCTTAGGTATCCTTTAAGCGGAGCAAGCTTGAGTATAGATACCGGTACAGGTGCAAGAAATTATGCCATAGAAGATAAGGTTGAGATATCTTATTCAAGTGGGGATATTTTATTGTTTATATCGCATGCAAAATATAAGGATAGATTAAATGCTATTTTGTAA